TCACAAAGGATTCACCCTGATCGAACTGATGATAGTTGTGGTTATAATCGGAATACTGGCCGCTTTGGCGCTTCCGCGCTGGTGGAAAGCTTCTGAGCGCGCACGCCAGTCCGAGGCCAAACTGATCTTAAAGCAGATCTATACCAATGAAAACACCTATCGCCAGTCGACTTCAGCCTATTTCATCCCGGGCGCTCCGGCTCATGCCGGCAATCCCGATGCTTTCGCGGATATTTGGGTAGAGATCGGTTCTGAGGCTCTCTATACATATACAATTGCGGGAGATGCAAATACATTTACCGCTACCGCGACTGCCAACCTGGATGATGATGGCACCATCGACACCTGGACTATTGACGACGATGGCGACCTTGTAATGGTTGATGACGATACCGCGGATTGATGCAATCTGCAAGGGTGATCTGGTAATTTGAGAGATAATTTG
The window above is part of the Candidatus Zixiibacteriota bacterium genome. Proteins encoded here:
- a CDS encoding prepilin-type N-terminal cleavage/methylation domain-containing protein, translating into MKNTKKKSANRNHKGFTLIELMIVVVIIGILAALALPRWWKASERARQSEAKLILKQIYTNENTYRQSTSAYFIPGAPAHAGNPDAFADIWVEIGSEALYTYTIAGDANTFTATATANLDDDGTIDTWTIDDDGDLVMVDDDTAD